A genomic stretch from Aedes albopictus strain Foshan chromosome 2, AalbF5, whole genome shotgun sequence includes:
- the LOC109420222 gene encoding syntaxin-8 encodes MALINIDGDPWLSDLDACERLSNEIQSHLVARNRQGQLSPEYSSISGQVRVRLKQFGSELEQLNKKLRYISGALTSAEAERRQRLVEALQSKHVQLQKQFSTVEASAERASLFAPGSNRLFDDDDDDPALIRPESSYTVNDLRAQQTRILEDQNEGLEALSKVISRQKVLASQIGNEVDRHNEILDDIADTMETTDSRLNRETRQIGVVTEQDSSTRGYWVVIGVLALAIVLVSILL; translated from the exons ATGGCCCTCATCAACATAGATGGTGATCCATG GCTCAGCGACCTGGATGCGTGCGAACGGCTGAGCAATGAAATTCAGTCCCATCTGGTGGCCCGCAACCGGCAGGGTCAGCTGTCGCCCGAGTACTCGTCCATTTCCGGCCAGGTCCGGGTGCGGCTGAAGCAGTTCGGTTCCGAGCTGGAACAGTTGAACAAAAAGCTACGCTACATATCCGGTGCGCTGACGTCGGCCGAAGCGGAACGCCGCCAGCGGTTGGTCGAGGCGCTCCAATCGAAGCACGTCCAGCTGCAGAAACAGTTCAGCACCGTGGAGGCGTCGGCCGAGCGGGCCAGCTTGTTCGCGCCCGGAAGCAACCGGCtgttcgacgacgacgatgacgacccgGCACTGATCCGGCCGGAATCCAGCTACACGGTGAATGATCTGCGCGCCCAGCAAACGCGAATACTGGAGGATCAGAACGAGGGGCTGGAAGCGCTGTCCAAGGTTATTTCAAGGCAGAAGGTGCTGGCGTCGCAGATCGGGAACGAGGTCGATCGACACAATG AAATTTTGGATGACATAGCAGACACTATGGAAACCACGGATTCCCGATTGAATCGGGAAACGCGCCAGATTGGTGTCGTGACGGAACAGGATTCCTCGACTCGTGGCTATTGGGTGGTTATCGGAGTGTTGGCTTTGGCTATTGTTTTAGTGTCGATTTTGCTGTAG
- the LOC109409973 gene encoding cytochrome b-c1 complex subunit 2, mitochondrial, which translates to MASAVSKTPMLRAAAARGFAAQAQAAAACRGSADVQCTNLPNKMTVASAESGAAVARVSIVYRAGSRNETADNLGASHVLRAAAGLSTKTATTFGITRNLQQVGSSLTATSDRETITYTVAVTKDELETGLKFLEAAATGQVFKPWELADLTTRVKADIARVPTEVEAVESLHKAAFHSGLGNSVFCPGYNAGKHSSETMQHYVAANCTAARAAVAGVGVDHQLLVGFAQSLNLGSGSSSESKVDSFNSSEIRHERGGNRAAVAVATHAPGWNSLNECLAGYVLQYAAGTGPVTKRGANNGALTKQIGEGVASSALYSSYSDNGLFGFVVAGSAKEVGKAVEAGVKGLRSLNVSDADVARGKAGVYSWIAEYLESHGTLAFDLGEQAALLGKIYKKAEILAAIESVSTSDVQAAARKLASGKLAVGAVGNLSSVPYLCSLN; encoded by the exons ATGGCATCCGCTGTTTCGAAGACTCCGATGCTCCGTGCCGCTGCG GCTCGTGGATTCGCTGCCCAGGCACAGGCTGCCGCTGCCTGCCGTGGCTCAGCCGATGTCCAGTGCACCAACCTGCCGAACAAGATGACGGTCGCTTCGGCCGAATCCGGTGCTGCCGTCGCTCGGGTCTCCATTGTTTATCG TGCCGGATCCCGCAACGAAACTGCCGATAACTTGGGCGCCTCGCATGTCCTGCGTGCGGCTGCTGGTCTTTCCACCAAGACCGCCACCACTTTCGGTATCACTCGTAACTTGCAACAGGTTGGATCTTCGTTGACGGCCACTTCGGACCGTGAGACCATTACCTACACGGTCGCCGTTACCAAGGATGAGCTGGAAACTGGGCTGAAGTTCTTGGAGGCCGCTGCCACCGGTCAGGTCTTCAAGCCGTGGGAATTGGCCGATTTGACCACACGGGTCAAGGCCGATATCGCTCGGGTTCCGACGGAAGTGGAAGCCGTTGAGTCGCTGCATAAGGCCGCCTTCCATAGCGGACTTGGAAACTCGGTCTTCTGCCCGGGATACAATGCTGGCAAGCACTCGTCGGAAACCATGCAGCATTATGTGGCCGCCAACTGCACCGCGGCTCGTGCCGCTGTTGCTGGCGTTGGCGTTGACCACCAGCTCCTGGTTGGATTCGCCCAGAGCCTAAATTTGGGATCCGGTAGCAGCTCAGAGAGCAAGGTCGATAGCTTCAACAGCAGCGAAATTCGTCACGAACGTGGAGGAAACCGAGCTGCCGTGGCCGTTGCCACGCATGCTCCCGGCTGGAACAGCTTGAACGAATGTCTTGCCGGCTATGTTCTCCAGTATGCTGCCGGAACTGGTCCAGTAACTAAGCGTGGTGCCAACAATGGTGCCCTCACCAAGCAGATTGGAGAAGGTGTGGCCTCCAGCGCTCTGTACTCCAGCTACAGCGATAACGGTCTCTTCGGATTCGTCGTGGCCGGAAGTGCCAAGGAAGTCGGCAAAGCCGTCGAAGCCGGAGTCAAGGGCCTCCGATCGCTGAACGTGTCGGACGCTGATGTCGCCCGTGGAAAGGCCGGAGTCTACTCGTGGATCGCCGAGTACCTGGAAAGCCACGGCACCTTGGCTTTCGATCTCGGTGAGCAGGCTGCCCTGCTGGGAAAGATCTACAAGAAGGCCGAAATCCTTGCTGCCATCGAATCGGTTTCGACCAGCGACGTGCAGGCG GCTGCTCGGAAGTTGGCTTCCGGAAAGCTGGCCGTTGGCGCCGTCGGAAACTTGAGCAGCGTGCCGTATCTTTGCAGCCTGAACTAA